In Pyrus communis chromosome 8, drPyrComm1.1, whole genome shotgun sequence, one genomic interval encodes:
- the LOC137742232 gene encoding uncharacterized protein, whose translation MDEVITAADASSNGSTSSQPSILPSNLPLLSAFLSCALAQFLKLFTTWYKEKRWDSRRMLGSGGMPSSHSATVTALAVAIGFQEGTGSAFAIAVVLACVVMYDATGVRLHAGRQAELLNQIVCELPPEHPVSSVRPLRDSLGHTPLQVLAGAVLGCIVAYLMRSSS comes from the exons ATGGACGAGGTAATCACCGCTGCTGATGCCTCATCAAATGGATCTACATCATCACAGCCGTCCATTCTTCCCTCCAATCTCCCCCTCCTCTCTGCCTTCCTCTCCTGCGCTCTCGCCCAGTTTCTCAAGCTCTTCACCACCTG GTACAAAGAGAAACGATGGGACTCCAGAAGAATGCTAGGGTCAGGGGGAATGCCCTCATCGCATTCGGCGACTGTGACGGCATTGGCAGTTGCTATTGGTTTCCAGGAAGGAACCGGATCCGCATTTGCCATTGCCGTGGTTTTGGCATGCGTT GTCATGTATGATGCAACTGGTGTAAGACTTCATGCTGGTCGTCAAGCTGAA TTATTAAACCAAATAGTGTGTGAGCTACCTCCAGAACACCCTGTTTCTAGTGTTAGACCTCTGCGGGATTCTCTTGGTCATACTCCATTGCAG GTTCTCGCTGGTGCAGTGTTGGGATGTATTGTAGCTTATCTCATGAGAAGTTCCAGCTAG